The following are from one region of the Capsicum annuum cultivar UCD-10X-F1 chromosome 1, UCD10Xv1.1, whole genome shotgun sequence genome:
- the LOC107858592 gene encoding receptor-like protein EIX2, giving the protein MERLQVCFLFLVMLHSIAVEFACNAQNGATNCSANHLEALVDFKNGLNDPENRLSSWQGRDCCKWRGIRCSNTTGSVIKIDLHNPFPVDSDDVTRYGFWNLSGVVRPSLLKIQSLRYLDLSLNTFGGIPIPKFVGSLKNLEYLNLSKAGFLGTIPPTLGNLSHLQYLDVSSEFSALTAERFQWVTSLVSLKYLGMNQIGLSMVGSSWLEMLNQLPHLTELHLSSCGLSGSVSYLTPVNFSSLAVIDLSFNSFNSMFPSWLVNISSLEYIDLSNSGLRGRIPLGIGEIPRLRYLNLALNENLSANCLELFRGSWKQIEVLDLGSNKLHGKLPRAIGNMTHLTHFNLFLNNVEGGIPSTFGGLCNLINFELSGNNLAGSLPEILEGMEKCDSKRPLPSLRYLTLSNNFLVGKIPEWLGQLKNLQQLVLAFNLFEGPIPASLGKLPNLTNLGLTRNQLNGTLPESFGQLSELSVLDVSSNFLTGTLSELHFKNLSKVKILGLSSNSLTLNVNPNWIPPFQIGNLGMGSCHLGPAFPTWLKSQKELKFLDISNASISDSIPGWFWDISSNLSLLNFSFNQLNGELPNTLPAFPFADIDLSENLLKGTVPLPSAPIELLDLSNNKFQGHIPQNISEVMPDLIFLSLSGNEISGEIPATIGKMTLLQVIDLSNNKLTGSIPSSIGECSYLKVLDLGNNNLSGSVPNSLGQLIQLQSLHLNDNKFSGGVPFSWKNLSSLETLDLGNNRLSGKFPSWISDGFQNLRILRLRSNSFSGELPLEMSGLSSLQVLDLAENNLTGTVPTSVGDLNAMVQEQKMNGYLLYGKYRGIYYEESLVVNLKNQFQKYTKTLSLLTSIDLSRNNFNGAFPVELIKLHGLIALNLSGNQISGQIPEKISSLRQLASLDLSSNMISGVIPSSMESMSFLSYLNFSNNNLSGMVPYKGQMTTFTASAFEGNPHLCGAPLLVLCHNGNSDNRTVLENDSSDEFLDKWFYVGVGLGFVTGVLVPYYILLVRKPWRRTYFSFLDTVIDRFVSVGSNRITSNRRSDRGTRFSF; this is encoded by the coding sequence ATGGAGAGGCTTCAAGTGTGTTTTCTCTTTCTTGTCATGTTGCATTCAATAGCAGTAGAATTTGCTTGTAATGCCCAAAATGGTGCTACAAATTGTTCAGCTAATCATCTTGAAGCCCTTGTTGATTTCAAGAATGGCCTGAATGATCCTGAAAACCGGCTTTCGTCGTGGCAAGGAAGAGACTGTTGTAAGTGGAGAGGAATAAGGTGCAGTAACACTACTGGTTCTGTTATCAAAATAGACCTTCACAATCCATTTCCAGTGGATTCTGATGATGTTACCAGGTATGGATTTTGGAACTTGAGTGGGGTGGTTAGGCCTTCTTtgttaaaaattcaatctttaagaTACTTGGATTTGAGTCTAAACACATTTGGTGGAATCCCAATTCCAAAATTTGTTGGTTCTTTGAAGAACTTGGAATATCTCAATCTATCAAAAGCTGGTTTTTTGGGTACAATACCTCCCACTTTGGGAAATCTTTCTCACTTGCAGTATCTTGATGTTTCTTCAGAATTCTCAGCCTTGACTGCTGAAAGATTTCAGTGGGTAACTAGTCTTGTTTCCTTAAAATATCTTGGGATGAACCAAATAGGGCTTTCTATGGTAGGATCAAGTTGGTTGGAAATGCTAAACCAGCTTCCGCATTTAACAGAGTTGCATCTTTCATCTTGTGGGTTGTCTGGTTCCGTTTCATATCTTACTCCTGTTAACTTCTCTTCATTAGCTGTTATCGATCTTAGTTTCAACAGTTTCAACTCAATGTTCCCGAGTTGGCTTGTAAATATCAGCAGTCTTGAATATATAGACTTGAGCAACTCCGGTTTAAGAGGCAGAATTCCACTTGGCATCGGTGAGATTCCAAGGTTAAGATACTTGAACCTCGCACTAAACGAGAACCTTAGTGCCAATTGCCTCGAGCTATTTAGAGGAAGCTGGAAACAGATAGAAGTTCTCGATTTAGGTTCAAACAAACTACACGGAAAATTGCCTAGAGCCATCGGGAATATGACTCACCTGACTCACTTCAATCTCTTTCTGAACAACGTTGAAGGTGGAATACCGAGTACTTTTGGAGGACTATGCAATTTAATCAACTTTGAATTATCAGGCAACAACTTGGCAGGAAGTCTACCTGAAATACTCGAAGGAATGGAGAAATGTGATTCCAAGAGGCCTTTGCCTAGTTTGAGGTACTTAACTCTGAGCAACAATTTTCTTGTTGGTAAAATACCAGAGTGGTTGGGTCAGTTGAAAAATCTTCAACAACTTGTATTAGCTTTCAACTTATTTGAAGGACCTATACCAGCTTCTTTAGGAAAGCTCCCAAATTTGACCAACTTGGGACTTACAAGAAACCAGCTAAATGGCACTCTACCGGAGAGCTTTGGACAGCTTTCTGAATTGTCTGTTCTTGATGTTTCCTCTAATTTCCTCACAGGTACTCTATCAGAACTTCATTTTAAGAACCTGAGCAAAGTGAAGATTCTTGGCCTTTCATCCAACTCCTTGACCTTGAATGTTAATCCCAACTGGATTCCTCCATTTCAGATTGGGAATCTCGGCATGGGGTCTTGCCATTTAGGTCCTGCTTTTCCTACTTGGCTCAAGTCTCAAAAAGAGCTCAAGTTCctagatatttcaaatgcaaGTATCTCAGATTCCATTCCAGGCTGGTTTTGGGACATTTCTTCTAATTTATCCCTgctgaatttttcttttaatcaGTTAAATGGTGAATTACCAAATACATTACCAGCATTTCCATTTGCAGATATAGATTTGAGTGAAAACCTATTAAAAGGAACTGTTCCATTACCTAGTGCCCCAATTGAATTGCTTGATCTATCAAACAATAAGTTTCAAGGTCACATTCCTCAGAATATATCTGAAGTCATGCCAGACTTGATATTTCTGTCTCTTTCGGGTAACGAAATTTCAGGTGAAATACCAGCTACTATTGGAAAGATGACCCTTCTTCAAGTCATTGATCTATCAAACAATAAACTAACAGGAAGTATCCCTTCAAGCATAGGGGAGTGTTCTTACTTGAAAGTTTTAGACCTTGGGAACAATAATCTATCTGGCTCAGTTCCAAATTCTTTAGGCCAATTGATCCAGCTTCAGTCAttgcacttaaatgacaacaaaTTCTCTGGAGGGGTCCCTTTTTCTTGGAAAAATTTATCTAGTTTGgagacactggatctaggcaacAACAGGCTATCCGGAAAGTTCCCCTCATGGATCTCTGATGGTTTTCAAAACCTCAGAATCCTCAGATTAAGGTCAAATTCATTTTCCGGAGAACTTCCTTTAGAAATGTCAGGTCTGAGCTCATTGCAGGTCCTTGATCTTGCAGAAAACAACTTAACTGGCACGGTTCCAACAAGCGTAGGAGACCTAAACGCGATGGTACAAGAGCAAAAGATGAATGGGTATCTGTTATATGGGAAGTATAGAGGGATTTACTATGAAGAAAGCTTGGTAGTAAATTTGAAAAACCAGTTCCAAAAGTACACCAAGACACTATCACTTCTTACCTCAATAGACTTGTCTAGAAACAACTTCAATGGAGCTTTTCCTGTGGAATTGATAAAGTTGCATGGCCTCATAGCTTTGAACTTGTCTGGAAACCAAATCAGTGGGCAAATTCCAGAAAAAATTTCAAGCTTACGTCAGTTGGCATCGCTTGATCTCTCGAGTAATATGATTTCAGGTGTCATCCCATCAAGCATGGAATCAATGTCATTCTTGAGCTATCTTAACTTCTCAAACAACAATTTATCCGGTATGGTTCCTTATAAGGGGCAGATGACAACTTTTACAGCATCTGCGTTTGAGGGGAATCCCCATCTTTGTGGAGCTCCACTTCTAGTACTATGCCATAATGGAAACTCGGACAATAGAACGGTACTAGAGAATGACAGCAGCGATGAATTCCTTGACAAATGGTTTTATGTGGGTGTAGGACTGGGATTTGTTACCGGTGTTCTTGTTCCTTACTATATCTTGCTCGTTCGCAAGCCGTGGCGCCGAACATATTTCAGTTTCTTGGACACAGTGATCGACAGATTTGTCTCAGTCGGAAGCAACAGAATAACCAGCAACAGAAGATCAGACAGGGGCACTAGATTTTCGTTTTAG